One genomic region from Streptomyces venezuelae encodes:
- a CDS encoding MmcQ/YjbR family DNA-binding protein, with the protein MTPEQLRAFCLDFNDATEEFPFGPETSVFKVAGKLFALSALDAEPLRVNLKCDPDEAVRLREEHPAVAPGYHMNKRHWNTVTVGELPDRMVRELVEDSYDLVVAGLPKAVRLRLDRP; encoded by the coding sequence ATGACCCCCGAGCAGCTGCGCGCGTTCTGCCTGGACTTCAACGACGCGACGGAGGAGTTCCCCTTCGGCCCGGAGACCTCCGTCTTCAAGGTCGCCGGGAAGCTGTTCGCGCTGTCGGCGCTCGACGCCGAGCCGCTCAGGGTCAACCTCAAGTGCGATCCGGACGAGGCCGTACGCCTCCGCGAGGAGCACCCGGCAGTCGCCCCCGGCTATCACATGAACAAGCGGCACTGGAACACGGTGACCGTCGGAGAGCTCCCGGACCGCATGGTCCGGGAGCTCGTCGAGGACTCGTACGACCTCGTCGTCGCCGGTCTGCCGAAGGCGGTACGGCTCCGCCTCGACCGGCCCTGA
- a CDS encoding MFS transporter, which produces MATTTTSPSPPATPPAALTGRNRLILFVLCAAQFMVALDFSVLNVALPALGADLGLGQSALQWAVTAFALPSGGFLLLFGRVGDLYGRKKLFLAGLALFGAASLLATFAWNPASFLTGRALQGIGAAAIVPTGMSLLTTTFPEGPLRDKALGISGTLLSLGFTVGMVLGGVMTDTLGWRSTMGLLALFTVVVLPLAPGLLPESRTPEKPRLDVPGAVTVTGGLLALIYALSTAAEHGFGRTDVQVTLVAGLLLLAVFVRVESRHAAPLVSLPMLRRRTVAFGNLGGLITFSMMSTVVFVLTLYLQETLDLSSFATGLVFGVQGVFSVVAGMLAPKVIGRLGARRVLVGSLAGQGVLTAALFGLGEESGVVLATVAVSLASMCHLGAIISYGLIVTSGVPDEEQGLATGLVTTTQQVGITIGIPLLGVLATTGGDLYGGVRTVLALDAAIVLGTAALVALGLRRR; this is translated from the coding sequence ATGGCAACGACGACCACTTCACCCTCCCCGCCCGCCACTCCCCCGGCCGCCCTCACCGGCCGCAACCGGCTCATCCTCTTCGTCCTGTGCGCCGCCCAGTTCATGGTGGCGCTCGACTTCTCCGTCCTGAACGTGGCCCTGCCCGCCCTCGGCGCCGACCTCGGCCTCGGGCAGTCCGCCCTCCAGTGGGCCGTCACCGCCTTCGCCCTGCCCTCCGGCGGTTTCCTGCTCCTCTTCGGGCGGGTCGGCGACCTCTACGGGCGCAAGAAGCTCTTCCTGGCCGGGCTCGCGCTCTTCGGCGCGGCCTCGCTGCTCGCCACCTTCGCCTGGAACCCGGCCTCCTTCCTCACCGGGCGCGCCCTCCAGGGCATCGGCGCCGCCGCGATCGTGCCGACCGGCATGTCGCTCCTGACGACGACCTTCCCCGAGGGCCCCCTGCGGGACAAGGCGCTCGGCATCTCCGGCACCCTGCTGTCGCTGGGCTTCACCGTGGGCATGGTGCTCGGCGGGGTCATGACGGACACCCTCGGCTGGCGCTCCACGATGGGCCTGCTCGCGCTCTTCACCGTGGTCGTGCTGCCGCTGGCGCCGGGCCTGCTGCCCGAGTCCCGCACCCCCGAGAAGCCCCGGCTCGACGTGCCCGGCGCGGTGACGGTCACCGGCGGCCTGCTGGCGCTGATCTACGCCCTGTCGACGGCCGCCGAGCACGGCTTCGGCCGTACGGACGTCCAGGTCACGCTGGTGGCGGGGCTGCTGCTGCTCGCGGTCTTCGTCCGGGTCGAGTCCCGGCACGCGGCCCCGCTGGTCTCGCTGCCGATGCTGCGGCGGCGCACGGTCGCCTTCGGCAACCTGGGCGGTCTGATCACCTTCTCGATGATGTCGACCGTCGTCTTCGTCCTGACGCTGTACCTCCAGGAGACGCTGGACCTGTCGTCCTTCGCCACCGGTCTCGTCTTCGGCGTGCAGGGCGTGTTCTCGGTCGTCGCCGGGATGCTCGCGCCGAAGGTGATCGGCCGGCTCGGCGCCCGTCGCGTCCTGGTCGGATCGCTCGCCGGGCAGGGCGTGCTGACGGCCGCGCTGTTCGGCCTGGGCGAGGAGTCCGGTGTGGTCCTGGCGACCGTCGCGGTCTCGCTGGCCTCCATGTGCCACCTCGGCGCGATCATCTCGTACGGACTGATCGTCACCTCCGGCGTCCCCGACGAGGAGCAGGGCCTGGCGACCGGCCTGGTGACGACCACCCAGCAGGTCGGGATCACGATCGGGATCCCGCTGCTCGGGGTGCTCGCGACCACGGGCGGTGACCTGTACGGGGGTGTCCGCACGGTCCTCGCCCTGGACGCGGCGATCGTGCTCGGCACGGCGGCGCTCGTCGCCCTGGGCCTGCGCCGCAGGTGA
- a CDS encoding helix-turn-helix transcriptional regulator, with protein MSRRARVSPAEAGLPDGGARRRTPGLRREEVAVLAGVGVSWYQWLEQGRDITVSPQVLDSVARVLRLSPAERRHLYVLAALNPPALEAAPEDRDMCQGLRRLIDTWMPFPAHIMDVYWNTVLYNDAAAIVLGMRPEASQNCLVTFFTDPLYRSRSVHWEELAPRVVAQFRSACSECPDDEGFRAVVEELKELSPEFAELWERRDILPGGQNRKEMEHPLVGTLVVEATQLRVPARPDLVIVMHTPLPEADTAAKLEWLVSPEGRRGAMYPVAG; from the coding sequence ATGAGCCGCCGGGCCCGGGTGAGCCCGGCCGAGGCGGGGCTCCCGGACGGCGGGGCGCGCCGCCGCACGCCGGGCCTGCGCCGCGAGGAGGTCGCGGTCCTCGCGGGCGTCGGGGTGTCCTGGTACCAGTGGCTGGAGCAGGGCCGCGACATCACGGTCTCGCCGCAGGTGCTGGACTCGGTGGCCCGCGTGCTGCGGCTGAGCCCGGCCGAGCGGCGCCATCTGTACGTCCTCGCGGCGCTCAACCCGCCGGCCCTGGAGGCCGCCCCGGAGGACCGGGACATGTGCCAGGGGCTGCGGCGGCTGATCGACACGTGGATGCCGTTCCCCGCGCACATCATGGACGTGTACTGGAACACGGTGCTCTACAACGACGCGGCGGCGATCGTCCTCGGGATGCGGCCGGAGGCCTCGCAGAACTGCCTCGTCACCTTCTTCACCGACCCGCTGTACCGCTCGCGGTCGGTCCACTGGGAGGAGCTCGCGCCCCGGGTCGTCGCCCAGTTCCGGTCCGCCTGCTCGGAGTGCCCCGACGACGAGGGGTTCCGGGCGGTCGTCGAGGAGCTCAAGGAGCTGAGCCCGGAGTTCGCCGAGCTGTGGGAGCGGCGGGACATCCTGCCGGGCGGCCAGAACCGCAAGGAGATGGAGCACCCGCTGGTCGGCACGCTGGTCGTGGAGGCCACGCAGCTCAGGGTCCCGGCCCGGCCGGACCTGGTCATCGTCATGCACACCCCGCTCCCGGAGGCCGACACGGCCGCGAAGCTGGAGTGGCTGGTCTCCCCGGAGGGCCGCCGCGGGGCGATGTACCCGGTCGCGGGCTGA
- a CDS encoding cytidine deaminase, with amino-acid sequence MTLSSEHGDLGAEDLKIITLARSARARNGVPEGAAVRDETGRTYVAGTVELESLKLSALQTAVAMAVASGAESLEAAAVVSSAETTSAEDRAAVRDLGGPETPVLLAGPDGKLREAVTAG; translated from the coding sequence ATGACACTCAGCAGCGAGCACGGCGACCTCGGCGCCGAGGACCTCAAGATCATCACCTTGGCGCGCAGCGCCCGCGCGCGCAACGGCGTGCCCGAGGGGGCGGCCGTACGGGACGAGACCGGGCGGACGTACGTGGCGGGGACCGTGGAGCTGGAGTCGCTCAAGCTGAGCGCGCTGCAGACCGCGGTGGCGATGGCGGTGGCCAGCGGCGCCGAGTCGCTGGAGGCGGCGGCCGTCGTGTCGAGCGCCGAGACCACCTCGGCGGAGGACCGCGCGGCCGTACGCGACCTCGGCGGCCCGGAGACGCCGGTGCTGCTCGCCGGCCCCGACGGGAAGCTGCGCGAGGCCGTCACCGCGGGCTGA
- a CDS encoding beta-xylosidase: MALTRSRAATRRRRWTAVLGATALAVAAGGAIAAPAHATTNSTPVEFQTRCVPPPIAGIPPITGTTTAEITVDKAAPKVGDTVTVTYTITKPAASNPVDLALPADIMTPSGKVVLGGAQTGAVSVTGPKKNPPIPGKGSFPAFSMTGTFTVTEAGSITLSPGDYNIHTSYLMELDTPCTVLNPPAPVSETVVASPVTSPNTRTLQLDSASGDPGVRVTVTGAKFTPLAEVTVVGRAGGAETADKMTVTTDSEGGFAARLKVNDPATTGVVAYEGAAWDPEKGAGPVAYKVVVPAPPNSQTITAAVTAGELSMSQAGDAVELTSVDFGQGGAATGDLKTVTVKDFRGGPAGWSLTGKVTDFTGPGGAIGAGNLSWTPACAAKAGSPSTCAAGSAGPVGSGGATLASTPNGTLTGGEFTVDAKLSLDVPAYTAPGSYAGVLTLTLS, encoded by the coding sequence ATGGCACTCACCCGATCCAGGGCGGCGACCCGAAGACGGCGTTGGACCGCCGTCCTCGGCGCCACCGCCCTCGCGGTCGCCGCAGGCGGCGCCATCGCCGCTCCGGCCCACGCGACCACGAACTCCACCCCGGTGGAGTTCCAGACCCGATGCGTCCCGCCGCCGATCGCCGGCATCCCGCCCATCACGGGCACCACGACCGCCGAGATCACGGTCGACAAGGCCGCGCCCAAGGTCGGCGACACGGTCACGGTGACCTACACGATCACCAAGCCCGCCGCGTCGAACCCCGTCGACCTCGCCCTCCCGGCCGACATCATGACGCCGAGCGGCAAGGTCGTCCTCGGCGGCGCCCAGACCGGCGCGGTCAGCGTCACCGGACCCAAGAAGAACCCGCCCATCCCGGGCAAGGGCTCCTTCCCGGCCTTCTCCATGACCGGCACCTTCACGGTCACCGAGGCCGGATCGATCACCCTCTCGCCGGGCGACTACAACATCCACACCAGCTACCTCATGGAGCTGGACACCCCCTGTACGGTGCTCAACCCGCCCGCCCCGGTCTCCGAGACGGTCGTCGCGAGCCCCGTGACCAGCCCCAACACCCGGACGCTCCAGCTCGACAGCGCCTCCGGTGACCCAGGGGTCCGGGTGACCGTCACCGGCGCCAAGTTCACCCCGCTCGCCGAGGTCACCGTCGTCGGCCGGGCCGGCGGCGCGGAGACCGCGGACAAGATGACCGTCACGACCGACAGCGAGGGCGGCTTCGCCGCGCGCCTGAAGGTCAACGACCCGGCGACCACCGGTGTCGTGGCGTACGAGGGCGCGGCCTGGGACCCGGAGAAGGGCGCCGGACCCGTCGCGTACAAGGTCGTCGTACCGGCCCCGCCGAACAGCCAGACGATCACCGCGGCCGTCACGGCGGGCGAGCTCTCCATGAGCCAGGCCGGGGACGCCGTCGAGCTGACCTCGGTCGACTTCGGGCAGGGCGGCGCGGCCACCGGCGATCTCAAGACGGTGACGGTCAAGGACTTCCGCGGCGGCCCCGCGGGCTGGTCCCTCACCGGCAAGGTCACCGACTTCACCGGCCCCGGCGGAGCCATCGGCGCCGGGAACCTCAGCTGGACCCCTGCCTGCGCCGCCAAGGCCGGCAGCCCCAGCACCTGCGCGGCCGGCTCCGCCGGTCCCGTCGGCAGCGGCGGCGCGACCCTCGCCTCCACGCCGAACGGCACCCTCACGGGCGGCGAGTTCACCGTCGACGCCAAGCTCTCCCTCGACGTCCCGGCGTACACCGCGCCCGGCTCGTACGCGGGCGTGCTGACGCTGACCCTGTCCTGA
- a CDS encoding WxL protein peptidoglycan domain-containing protein, protein MRSKPYVILLTALLVLLGAAPQAAAAENGEWAVYPAAAKLGGRPYFYLSVDPGTSLTERVTVTNKTAAPLTFRLYGADAYNTDRDGGFAIRTQAEKQTGAGAWIKPRQTRVTVPPRSAVTVPYTLTVPADADPGDHPGALVALDERISPSGKGSVAVGVQRAVGARVYLRVNGPTVPALAVEDVTLDQDRPLVPGTGASSALVSYTLHNRGNVTLNPKVVLKAEGLFGRTLLDRDLAKVPSELLPRQKIRLTERWNGSPQFDWGDVTLTASAKNVKETGTVSFTALPWLAGGILLAATVTGFLGLRIRRRRAPSEA, encoded by the coding sequence GTGCGCAGCAAGCCGTACGTCATCCTCCTGACCGCGCTCCTCGTGCTCCTCGGCGCCGCGCCCCAGGCCGCCGCCGCCGAGAACGGCGAGTGGGCCGTCTACCCGGCCGCCGCGAAGCTCGGCGGCCGCCCGTACTTCTACCTCTCCGTCGACCCCGGCACCTCGCTCACCGAGCGCGTCACCGTCACCAACAAGACGGCCGCCCCGCTCACCTTCCGGCTGTACGGCGCCGACGCCTACAACACCGACCGGGACGGCGGCTTCGCCATCCGCACACAGGCGGAGAAGCAGACCGGCGCCGGGGCCTGGATCAAGCCCCGGCAGACCCGGGTCACCGTCCCGCCGCGCTCCGCCGTCACCGTCCCGTACACGCTGACCGTCCCCGCCGACGCCGACCCCGGCGACCACCCCGGCGCCCTCGTCGCCCTCGACGAGCGGATCAGCCCGAGCGGGAAGGGCTCCGTCGCCGTCGGTGTCCAGCGCGCGGTCGGCGCCCGCGTCTACCTCCGGGTCAACGGACCGACCGTCCCCGCCCTCGCCGTGGAGGACGTCACCCTCGACCAGGACCGGCCGCTCGTCCCCGGCACCGGCGCGAGCAGCGCCCTCGTCTCGTACACCCTCCACAACCGGGGCAACGTCACCCTCAACCCCAAGGTCGTCCTCAAGGCGGAGGGGCTCTTCGGCCGCACCCTCCTCGACCGCGACCTGGCGAAGGTGCCCTCCGAGCTGCTGCCCCGCCAGAAGATCCGGCTCACCGAGCGGTGGAACGGCTCCCCGCAGTTCGACTGGGGCGACGTGACGCTCACCGCCAGCGCGAAGAACGTGAAGGAGACCGGCACCGTGTCCTTCACGGCCCTGCCCTGGCTCGCCGGCGGGATCCTCCTCGCCGCGACCGTGACCGGCTTCCTCGGCCTCCGGATACGCCGCCGCCGGGCCCCGAGCGAGGCCTGA
- the era gene encoding GTPase Era gives MAPMSARNPETEAVHRAGFACFVGRPNAGKSTLTNALVGQKVAITSNRPQTTRHTVRGIVHRPDAQLILVDTPGLHKPRTLLGERLNDVVRTTWAEVDVIGFCLPADQKLGPGDKFIVKELAAIKKTPKVAIITKTDLVDSKTLAEQLIAVDQLGKELGFEWQQIVPVSAVGDKQVQLVADLLVPLLPESPPLYPEGDLTDEPEQVMVAELIREAALEGVRDELPHSIAVVVEEMIPRENRPADRPLLDIHANVYIERPSQKGIIIGPKGSRLKEVGMKSRKHIEALLGTPVFLDLHVKVAKDWQRDPKQLRKLGF, from the coding sequence ATGGCCCCCATGAGCGCTCGCAACCCTGAAACCGAAGCCGTCCACCGGGCCGGCTTCGCCTGCTTCGTCGGCCGCCCCAACGCGGGCAAGTCCACCCTCACGAACGCTCTGGTCGGCCAGAAGGTGGCCATCACCTCGAACCGGCCGCAGACCACCCGGCACACCGTCCGCGGCATCGTGCACCGCCCGGACGCGCAGCTGATCCTGGTCGACACCCCCGGCCTCCACAAGCCGCGCACCCTCCTCGGCGAGCGGCTCAACGACGTCGTGCGCACCACCTGGGCCGAGGTCGACGTGATCGGCTTCTGCCTGCCGGCCGACCAGAAGCTCGGCCCCGGCGACAAGTTCATCGTCAAGGAACTCGCCGCGATCAAGAAGACCCCGAAGGTCGCGATCATCACCAAGACCGACCTGGTCGACTCCAAGACGCTCGCCGAGCAGCTCATCGCCGTCGACCAGCTCGGCAAGGAGCTGGGCTTCGAGTGGCAGCAGATCGTCCCGGTCTCGGCCGTCGGCGACAAGCAGGTCCAGCTCGTCGCCGACCTGCTCGTCCCGCTGCTGCCCGAGTCCCCGCCGCTCTACCCGGAGGGCGACCTCACGGACGAGCCGGAGCAGGTCATGGTCGCGGAGCTGATCCGCGAGGCCGCGCTCGAAGGCGTCCGGGACGAGCTGCCGCACTCGATCGCGGTGGTCGTCGAGGAGATGATCCCGCGCGAGAACCGCCCGGCGGACCGGCCGCTGCTCGACATCCACGCCAACGTGTACATCGAGCGCCCCAGCCAGAAGGGCATCATCATCGGCCCGAAGGGCAGCCGCCTCAAGGAGGTCGGCATGAAGTCCCGCAAGCACATCGAGGCCCTCCTCGGCACGCCGGTCTTCCTCGACCTGCACGTGAAGGTCGCGAAGGACTGGCAGCGCGACCCCAAGCAGCTGCGCAAGCTGGGCTTCTAG
- a CDS encoding TerD family protein, whose amino-acid sequence MTEIVKGGNLPVPGQAWRIAVVRRDAGDGVPEVDASALLLDASGRVRDDGDLVFYNQPAHASGAVRLVGQVRDEERRVADWLEIDTERVEPAVQRIVITASSEHGTFGQVPGLHIRTVSAATGEQLALYEVDDASTETAFLLGEFYRRDGAWKFRAVGQGYASGLVGLAQDFGIVGRDPDPAPHDEPVHDDEPVPADEPVSGDAAPEAIPEELLAKVRQAEAEAEAAPVRTPPQVPVQRPPRTGPRSDAELFGEDFPEFVRSGEGKADITVDVPIPAGYVVVESTRKGDGYFAVHSIDEKGDSDALLANTLMENQGARRVLRYDGKAPLRLRVSCHEPWTVAVRPVSTLEVLDGTAEGRGSDALLYTGPAGLLTSRLHTRLSFEWFNIHGYEPDGRDHLLANEANRLPRETRPLPAGPLLVQLVSADGDWTLKVRPPKENRFWRRTSR is encoded by the coding sequence GTGACAGAGATCGTCAAGGGGGGAAACCTGCCGGTCCCCGGGCAGGCGTGGCGGATCGCGGTCGTCCGGCGGGACGCCGGTGACGGAGTACCGGAGGTCGACGCCTCGGCACTGCTGCTCGACGCCTCGGGCAGGGTCAGGGACGACGGCGACCTGGTCTTCTACAACCAGCCGGCGCACGCGTCCGGCGCGGTGCGTCTGGTCGGGCAGGTGCGGGACGAGGAGCGGCGGGTCGCCGACTGGCTGGAGATCGACACCGAGCGCGTCGAGCCCGCCGTCCAGCGCATCGTGATCACCGCGTCCAGCGAGCACGGGACGTTCGGCCAGGTGCCGGGCCTCCACATCCGGACGGTCAGCGCCGCCACCGGCGAGCAGCTCGCGCTGTACGAGGTCGACGACGCGAGCACCGAGACGGCGTTCCTCCTCGGCGAGTTCTACCGGCGCGACGGGGCGTGGAAGTTCCGCGCGGTCGGCCAGGGGTACGCCTCCGGGCTCGTCGGCCTCGCCCAGGACTTCGGCATCGTGGGCAGGGACCCGGATCCCGCCCCGCATGACGAGCCCGTGCACGACGACGAGCCCGTCCCGGCCGACGAGCCCGTCTCCGGCGACGCCGCTCCGGAGGCCATCCCCGAGGAGCTCCTCGCCAAGGTCCGGCAGGCCGAGGCGGAGGCCGAGGCCGCCCCCGTACGGACACCGCCGCAGGTCCCCGTACAGCGCCCCCCGCGGACCGGCCCGCGGTCGGACGCCGAGCTCTTCGGAGAGGACTTCCCGGAGTTCGTCCGCAGCGGCGAGGGCAAGGCCGACATCACCGTCGACGTGCCGATCCCGGCCGGTTACGTCGTCGTCGAGTCGACCCGGAAGGGCGACGGCTATTTCGCCGTGCACAGCATCGACGAGAAGGGCGACAGCGACGCCCTTCTCGCGAACACGCTGATGGAGAACCAGGGGGCCCGTCGGGTCCTGCGGTACGACGGCAAGGCCCCGCTACGCCTGCGCGTGAGTTGCCACGAGCCGTGGACGGTCGCCGTCCGCCCGGTGAGCACCTTGGAGGTCCTCGACGGCACCGCCGAGGGACGGGGCTCCGACGCACTGCTGTACACGGGCCCGGCCGGCCTGCTCACCTCCCGGCTCCACACGAGGTTGAGCTTCGAGTGGTTCAACATTCACGGCTACGAGCCGGACGGCCGCGATCACCTGCTCGCCAACGAGGCGAACAGGCTCCCCCGGGAGACGCGTCCCCTGCCCGCGGGGCCCCTGCTCGTGCAGCTCGTCAGCGCCGACGGGGACTGGACCCTGAAGGTCCGGCCCCCGAAGGAGAACAGGTTCTGGCGCCGCACCTCCCGCTAG
- a CDS encoding protealysin inhibitor emfourin — protein sequence MRIRVRRTGGFAGIERSAEVEVSDPEWESLAATVLADGDGGTRGVPDGFSYEITVDGRTVRCCDPHLTDAQRTLVSRVLKEGA from the coding sequence ATGCGGATTCGAGTGCGGCGCACGGGCGGTTTCGCGGGCATCGAGCGGTCGGCGGAGGTGGAGGTCTCGGACCCCGAGTGGGAGTCCCTGGCCGCCACCGTCCTCGCCGACGGCGACGGCGGCACGCGGGGCGTGCCGGACGGCTTCTCGTACGAGATCACCGTCGACGGCCGCACGGTCCGCTGCTGCGACCCCCACCTCACGGACGCGCAGAGGACCCTCGTCTCGAGGGTCCTCAAGGAGGGCGCGTAG
- a CDS encoding M4 family metallopeptidase: MTPQTPVFCSIVPPHLLEHLARSSNPAVAAAARRTLIADASARTSRVLPLPGSAPTLAPADVGRPHRTVYDCERGTELPGTRVRAEGEEATGDATVNRAYAGLGATFDLFLNAFGRDSIDGSGLPLLASVHYDENYGNAFWNGEQMVFGDGDDEIFLDFTLPVDVIGHELAHGFTQHTANLEYFSQSGALNESVSDVFGSLVKQYALGQGADRADWLIGEGLFHPNVEGTALRSMKAPGTAYDDDVLGKDPQPGHMDDYVRTSRDNGGVHINSGIPNHAFYLFATELGGNAWERPGQVWYDVMTGGTLTPETRFSEFAAATVAAAKARYGDGEEIQAVLKAWAAVGVPTD, translated from the coding sequence ATGACTCCCCAGACGCCCGTCTTCTGCTCGATCGTCCCGCCGCACCTCCTGGAGCACCTGGCGCGCTCATCGAACCCGGCCGTCGCCGCCGCCGCGCGCCGCACCCTCATCGCGGACGCCTCGGCCCGTACGAGCCGGGTGCTGCCGCTGCCCGGCAGCGCCCCGACCCTCGCCCCGGCCGACGTCGGCCGGCCGCACCGCACCGTGTACGACTGCGAGCGCGGCACCGAGCTGCCGGGCACGCGGGTGCGCGCCGAGGGCGAGGAGGCGACCGGCGACGCCACCGTCAACCGCGCGTACGCGGGCCTCGGCGCCACCTTCGACCTCTTCCTGAACGCCTTCGGGCGGGACTCGATCGACGGCTCGGGGCTGCCGCTGCTGGCCTCCGTCCACTACGACGAGAACTACGGCAACGCCTTCTGGAACGGCGAACAGATGGTGTTCGGCGACGGCGACGACGAGATCTTCCTCGACTTCACGCTGCCGGTGGACGTCATCGGCCACGAGCTGGCCCACGGCTTCACCCAGCACACGGCGAACCTGGAGTACTTCAGCCAGTCCGGCGCGCTCAACGAGTCCGTCTCGGACGTCTTCGGCTCGCTCGTGAAGCAGTACGCCCTCGGGCAGGGCGCCGACCGGGCCGACTGGCTCATCGGCGAGGGGCTCTTCCACCCGAACGTGGAGGGCACGGCCCTGCGCTCGATGAAGGCCCCGGGCACCGCGTACGACGACGACGTCCTCGGCAAGGACCCACAGCCCGGTCACATGGACGACTACGTCCGCACGAGCCGGGACAACGGCGGGGTGCACATCAACTCGGGCATCCCGAACCACGCCTTCTACCTGTTCGCGACCGAGCTCGGTGGGAACGCCTGGGAGCGGCCCGGGCAGGTCTGGTACGACGTGATGACCGGCGGCACGCTCACCCCCGAGACCCGGTTCTCCGAGTTCGCGGCGGCCACGGTGGCGGCGGCCAAGGCCCGGTACGGGGACGGGGAGGAGATCCAGGCCGTCCTGAAGGCCTGGGCGGCGGTGGGGGTGCCCACCGACTGA
- the leuA gene encoding 2-isopropylmalate synthase — translation MTQSPFVSRPTPITNATQLQKPSGMPIHKYGRYEAVQIPDRTWPEQRITKAPRWLSTDLRDGNQALIDPMSPARKREMFDLLVRMGYKEIEVGFPSSGETDFAFVRSIIEEGAIPDDVTISVLTQAREDLIERTVESLVGAKRATVHLYNATAPTFRRVVFRGSKEQIKQIAVDGTRLVMEYAEKLLGPETIFGYQYSPEIFTDTELDFALEVCEAVCDVWQPGPGREIILNLPATVERSTPSTHADRFEWMSRNLTRREHICVSVHPHNDRGTAVAAAELAIMAGADRIEGCLFGQGERTGNVDLVTLGMNLFSQGVDPQIDFSQIDEIRRTSEYCNQMEVHPRHPYAGDLVYTAFSGSHQDAIKKGFDAMEADAAAKGVTVDDIEWAVPYLPIDPKDVGRSYEAVIRVNSQSGKGGIAYVLKNDHKLDLPRRMQIEFSKIIQQKTDSEGGEVTPAAIWSVFQDEYLPNPDNTAARWGRIQLRSGQSTSDTDGTDTLTVEAVVDGVDTVLTGSGNGPISAFFAALQAIGVDARLLDYQEHTMSEGASAQAASYIECAIDGKVLWGIGIDANTTRASLKAVISAVNRSAR, via the coding sequence ATGACCCAGTCCCCGTTCGTCAGCCGCCCCACGCCGATCACCAACGCGACGCAGCTGCAGAAGCCCTCCGGGATGCCGATCCACAAGTACGGCCGCTACGAAGCCGTGCAGATCCCCGACCGCACCTGGCCCGAGCAGCGCATCACCAAGGCGCCCCGCTGGCTGTCGACCGACCTGCGCGACGGCAACCAGGCCCTGATCGACCCGATGTCCCCGGCCCGCAAGCGCGAGATGTTCGATCTGCTGGTCCGCATGGGCTACAAGGAGATCGAGGTCGGCTTCCCGTCCTCCGGCGAGACCGACTTCGCCTTCGTGCGCTCCATCATCGAAGAGGGCGCGATCCCGGACGACGTCACCATCTCCGTACTGACCCAGGCCCGCGAGGACCTGATCGAGCGGACCGTGGAGTCCCTGGTCGGCGCCAAGCGCGCCACCGTCCACCTGTACAACGCCACCGCGCCCACCTTCCGCCGGGTCGTCTTCCGCGGCTCGAAGGAGCAGATCAAGCAGATCGCCGTGGACGGCACGCGGCTGGTGATGGAGTACGCGGAGAAGCTGCTGGGTCCGGAGACGATCTTCGGCTACCAGTACAGCCCCGAGATCTTCACCGACACCGAGCTGGACTTCGCCCTGGAGGTCTGCGAGGCGGTCTGTGACGTCTGGCAGCCCGGCCCGGGCCGCGAGATCATCCTGAACCTGCCCGCCACCGTGGAGCGTTCGACGCCGTCCACGCACGCGGACCGCTTCGAGTGGATGTCCCGGAACCTGACCCGCCGCGAGCACATCTGCGTGTCGGTCCACCCGCACAACGACCGCGGTACGGCCGTGGCGGCCGCCGAGCTGGCGATCATGGCCGGCGCCGACCGCATCGAGGGCTGCCTGTTCGGGCAGGGCGAGCGCACCGGCAACGTCGACCTGGTGACCCTGGGCATGAACCTGTTCAGCCAGGGCGTCGACCCGCAGATCGACTTCTCGCAGATCGACGAGATCCGCCGCACGAGCGAGTACTGCAACCAGATGGAGGTCCACCCGCGCCACCCCTACGCGGGCGACCTGGTCTACACCGCCTTCTCCGGCTCCCACCAGGACGCCATCAAGAAGGGCTTCGACGCGATGGAGGCCGACGCGGCCGCCAAGGGCGTCACCGTCGACGACATCGAGTGGGCCGTGCCCTACCTGCCGATCGACCCGAAGGACGTCGGCCGCTCCTACGAGGCCGTCATCCGGGTCAACTCGCAGTCCGGCAAGGGCGGCATCGCGTACGTCCTGAAGAACGACCACAAGCTGGACCTGCCCCGCCGGATGCAGATCGAGTTCTCGAAGATCATCCAGCAGAAGACCGACAGCGAGGGCGGCGAGGTCACGCCGGCCGCGATCTGGTCCGTCTTCCAGGACGAGTACCTGCCCAACCCGGACAACACTGCGGCTCGTTGGGGGCGCATCCAGCTGCGGTCCGGCCAGTCGACCTCCGACACCGACGGCACGGACACGCTGACCGTCGAGGCGGTCGTCGACGGCGTCGACACCGTGCTGACCGGCTCCGGCAACGGCCCGATCTCGGCCTTCTTCGCCGCGCTGCAGGCGATCGGCGTGGACGCCCGTCTGCTGGACTACCAGGAGCACACGATGAGCGAGGGCGCCTCCGCGCAGGCCGCCTCGTACATCGAGTGCGCCATCGACGGCAAGGTCCTGTGGGGCATCGGCATCGACGCCAACACGACCCGCGCCTCGCTGAAGGCCGTCATCTCGGCGGTCAACCGCTCCGCCCGCTGA